The region gtgttattatttgaaATTATGAAGTTGTTAATAATTTTAGATCTGCACATTGGATTAAAGGTTGGGTCAATGAGGTATCTATGAACCCTGATTTCTGACTTATATGAAACCACCAGGCCCAAATGGCTATGTGTGATGAAAGTCAGTTCGGTTTATGAATGACCtgagaaggaaagagggagaaggtGCTAGACTGTACATCAACAAATTAGTTAAAAACTTAAGTCCACTGCAGTCTGTAACATGTGGACACCAACACAATTTCAACTGTTTtgcctctgttctccagcatatttgatttcattgcagactgtcacctttaatttgagggtatttacgtcCTCTGTAGCAATTTCAGGGCAGCATAATATTTTGGCCAAATGGCTTTAGAGGTGTTTccaattagtcaggtgtgtttaatcACTTCCTTAGAGCAGGCATAAGAGAGCTTTAAGCATCTAGTCATGACTCTAgactttgtcaacatgaggaccagggtTGACATAGGAacttatgaggctgagaaataagaaaaccaGCCAGAGAcaaaggccaaacaataggaTAACCAAAATACACTGTCTGGAACATCATTAGAAGAAAGAGGACACAGCACCACGTGAGCATAGATGTTAAAGTGTTTGACATGTTTTACATGCACATCAATATGACACTTTCAATGGACATGAGAGGAGAGTAATAACAacatcaaaaacacaaatactacaGTTCAACAGTGaataaacatcatcatcaaaaacacaaatactacaGTTCTACAGTGAAAAAacataatcaaaaacacaaatactacaGGTATACAGTGAATAAACacaatcaaaaacacaaatactacaGTTCTACAGTGAAAAAacataatcaaaaacacaaatactacaGGTATACAGTGAATAAACacaatcaaaaacacaaatactacaGTTATGCAGTGaataaacatcatcatcaaaaacacaaattcTACAGTTATACAGTGAAATAACATAATTAGCATACACACTAGTGCAAAATTCTAACATCATAAAAATGCGCACACAGGGCCCATTAAAGCAAAAACATGATTCAGCAGAAGTGAAAGATTTTGTGTTACTGAATTCCTTGGACTGGTGGCTTGTAACATCTTAAAGTGTTTTCTCAGTCTATAAACATTCAGTGTATTCATCAATTAAGGGTAAATTACGAAAGTCACATTGCATTTATCTAATTATCAggtatttgtttttcatatgtGTGTTGATTTAAAAGTATATTGCAAATATGCCCTAAATGGTGTGATGTTAGTCCAaaacacatgtactgtatgtgaaaattGTAATCCCCTTCTTCCATTTTCTTGAAATTTATATTGTGCGTATATGAGGGTAGCATGCATGTCCTTTCTCAACAGAAAAGTTACGGAAACCAAACATTTCTGTGGAAAGATCGGAGCATAACAGGGTGGTGGTTGACATAGCCTGTGAGACAAAGCTGGAAAACCCCACATCTGAAACTATCACCTGTTTTCTGTACATTGGAGACTCAGCTGAGGCTTcaagaacagcacagaacaaaGGGGAACACTGTACCTTTATTGTGGGTACTAGTGACGTGCAGGGCAGGAAGGTGAGCTGTGATTATAGTGTGAATACGGAACCTGAGTCTCTTTCTCCACGCAGTGGCCGGGCCACAGTAGGTAAGTCACTCTTTAACATTGTtggttaaaattattttttgcccTTGCATTGTGTTCTtggtttatttatgcatttatttatctacTTATGTATCGCACTGTGTACAGTATAGCAGTGGCTGTGCAAGATATCATGGTCTAGTGAAGTATAATATTTCCAGACAAAATTAACAATTCCCCATCACACTCACAGTATCTTGACCTTCAAGTGGGCGTACCTGTGACTAGCATTGAAATGTGTCAATTTCCTGTGTGTCACGTCTAGTCAAATACAACATGCTACAGCACCATCTATAGGCAGATACAATTAGTGAAGCTTATCATTGAAGCACAAACAGCTCATATTGTGACTAATATCAGCTTCAAATCAatattctctcattctctccttaTTCAGCATATTGGTAATTTGAAAGGTATAACTGTCAGTCAGTCCTATAACCTTCCATTTTAGAAAAGGCTGTGTGGGGTTGAGCCACGTTTTTTGTAGAAATGTGCCTACAATAAAGCTGTTTAGATGACAATAAATCATAACTGAACAATGGATTAAACTTATTTATGGACTAAATGGATTATTTAACTTTTGCAGGTAGAGTGCCCAAGGCAGAGTTAGGATTGAGTCGTGCAGTGATTTTAGTAGAGGAGTCAATGACACTGAGGTGCAGGGGACCTGACTCTCCCCCTGTGTCCCACTGCACTTTCACCATTAATGAGAGAGCGATCAGTGGCTCAGATTGTGAGCGCTCAGTCACTGGAGCTGAGCTGCTCAGTGGGAGACCCAGCGCACTCAATGAGCTGAGCATGAGATGTTCCTACAGTCTGGAGGGAAGACCATCTCTACCTAGTGACTCCTCTACAGTAACTGTGCTGGGTAAAAATGAATCTTTAATATCTCATGATGTTCCAAAATGTGTGGTCGTAAAAGGACAGCAGATGCTCAAGTCAGAGAATATGAATAGTAATTTCTAAATTTTTCCTTTCTTGTGCATTAATTAATAAACAATTACTGTTTGTCCTCTAAAAAGGTAAaagtatgtataaaaagagcTATAATGCCTGTATGGTTCACCTTATATTTCtacattcacctgatttggatgtacatACATCAAATTAGATTGAGCAGTCTGCAATTAaacctcatattaattgtttcatcACAAAATCAAATGTAATTCAACAAATGATTGCAACAGTGTACACACTGGGGAAAGGCACTGCAAATACCTTACTGAAATGCACAGTCTAAAAGGGAGGCATTTCATTCAATTCTTTACCTCTTTAAATCTTCTGTTTGAAATAAACAGATATGtaatacattcaaatgtacCAGTTTAGAATTGTCCAGGTTCCCATAAACATTATATTTCACCTGTATAAAACTACCCTAATCAATTATTTTCTCTATGCAGTTTATAATGTacacagccacaatgaattaCCAACTTTTACGGGGAGTGCTCATTGTATCTTGCTCCTCAGTAATTATCCTGAGATGCTGTGCATCAACATTGCACAACTGTAGAAGATGTATTCATTGTGTAAAAGTCTTCCATTGATTTTCTGTTATATGCTTGGAAATCAACATCACTCAATTGCTTTGCATTTAAACCATGAAGTCAAGccaaattttaatattaattatttaacaatACCTAATTTACATTGTTGAGGCCAGTGGAACACATATCAGCACTTATGTTAATGGTGTCCCAAAAATGTCTCTAATGCCCCCATGCTTACAGCTCTTATTTCCTGAGCTATCATTTTCCATGCAGTCCCTAAGAAAAATCTTAcagcaaagaaacaaaactttatCTGATGTTTGTAGTCAGGTAGTGATAGGAAAGTGCTTACAATAAGGTTTAATAGAAAATCAATCATAACTGAATAATGAAACTAAATGGAAACTAAATAATTGAACTTTTGCAGGTAAACTGCCCAAGGCAGAGTTAGGATTGAGTCGTGCAGTGATTTCCATAGAGGACTCAGTGAAACTGAGGTGCAGGGGACCTGACTCTTCCCCTGTGTCCCACTGCACTTTCACCATTAATGAGAGAGCGATCAGTGGCTCAGATTGTGAGCGCTCAGTCACTGGAGCTGATCTGCTCAGTGGGAGACCCAGCGCACTCAATGAGCTGAGCATGAGATGTTCCTACAGTCTGGAGGGAAGGCCATCTCTATATAGTGACCCCACTACAGTAACTGTGCTGGGTAAGAGTTCATTGTTAAAATCTTTTGATGATTTCATGTTTCACCAGTATAAAACTACCCTAATCAATGTGTGCATGGGGTAAGGGATGCAGTTCTGTCACTCTAGCTCCTCCTGTCAGATCCCAACAAGTAAACCCATCAGGATACCCCTGTACATTTAGTCACAGGACACAACCACACTGAGACCCTGTGAATGCCTTTCTCTGTATGATGCATTATTTGTGTTCCAGATCTAAAGAAGCCCAGCATCTCAGTCTCCATGAAAAACAATCAGGCACACATTCACTGTGAAGCCCCACCTGACATCACTGGAGCAGAGTTCTTCCTGTACTCAACATTGAGTAAAACACTTGTGAACAGCACCCTGGCTGGAAAGGAAGAGCGAGCAGCCATTTTCACTGTCCCCCGcagctctgactccactctgatATACTGCTGCCGTTATCAGTTTAAGAGGATCAACTCTGAACTGAGTGACCGTGCTGAAGTTAAGAACAAGGACCAGAGAGGAGGAACAGAGGATCAAAGTACAGTACTATTCTTTTCTCTATGTATcctactgtaaaatccagatataccagtttgaccagcttgaaaactgagctggtcaaactggccataagctggtctagctggtctgaactggtcaaccaactaaaccatgtcaagctgagagctggtctgaactggtcaaccagctaaaccatgtcaagctgagagctggCTTGAACTGTACTGTGACAGAGAGCTGGAGCCAATATCAATGTATGACAATGAGGttccattttgaaaaactgGCCAATGGAACAATTTATGGATTTGCCGCATCAATTGTCCTGTAGTGTTTCACTTTGTATTGTGTCATTATTTATCTACtgtgtcttatttatttattgaactgTGTTTGACCAGGTATTAGTTGTGAGTGTTCTTCTATCCCAATGAAGCACTCTTAATtgcttaaatacaaaataaaataccaatGTATGTATTATGACACGTGGAGATACTGTAACTccttcaaaatgtataaactgCTTCTCTTCTCACAAATACTCTTTACAAATTTCAGAGGGGCTGAAGGCTGGAGTAATTATCATCGTGGTGGGGATTCTTATGGGAATGACAGGTGTCAGTCTGTATTGGATACACAGTGCGTATTTCCGATGAGTACTCTGTAGTGCCTGGGATTCCCAAATGTTTGTGACCACTCTATGGCATGATaccataattacataattacattactAAATGGCTAACATTTGATGCCTTCATCCAACACATACTACAGGCTACAATACAGTGGCTATTTAACAGACGAGCGCATATCTACTGTAATTTGTGCTGTCATTGTATCATGGTTCAATACATAATGTTagttaatgtaaaatgtgaaatatgctactacactgtaaataaacaacacacctgtaaaatacacaatataaatgtaatcaataatattatgttatatttattcaataacAATACTAATATTATTTAGATATGGTGTATTTCAGTGTAATTGTTTTAGACAGTTTTTAGGAAGTTCTACATGGTAAAACCCATGAACAGACAAGAACATTAAAGCTCCTGATCTCAGAACTGTAGAAAGGGCTGGTTAGAGGCGTGCAATCCTCAGGTCTTCTTATGCAATTATATGAATCAACCTCCAGTGACTTGCAAC is a window of Conger conger chromosome 1, fConCon1.1, whole genome shotgun sequence DNA encoding:
- the LOC133134002 gene encoding uncharacterized protein LOC133134002; the encoded protein is MASNLSSLLVLIVFLPDNLCGHSETKEKLRKPNISVERSEHNRVVVDIACETKLENPTSETITCFLYIGDSAEASRTAQNKGEHCTFIVGTSDVQGRKVSCDYSVNTEPESLSPRSGRATVGRVPKAELGLSRAVILVEESMTLRCRGPDSPPVSHCTFTINERAISGSDCERSVTGAELLSGRPSALNELSMRCSYSLEGRPSLPSDSSTVTVLGKLPKAELGLSRAVISIEDSVKLRCRGPDSSPVSHCTFTINERAISGSDCERSVTGADLLSGRPSALNELSMRCSYSLEGRPSLYSDPTTVTVLDLKKPSISVSMKNNQAHIHCEAPPDITGAEFFLYSTLSKTLVNSTLAGKEERAAIFTVPRSSDSTLIYCCRYQFKRINSELSDRAEVKNKDQRGGTEDQSTGAHYS